The DNA window GGGTTTACCATGAGGGTCATTGGACTTCAGGTGGCTTTCGCTCTTCTGGGCTCCCTGCCCTGTGGGTTTGTCAGAATCATTGAtgaaaacccaatcaaaaaatgatcagaagaatagacatttctccgaagaagacatacaaatagccaataggcacatgaaaaaatacttaatattgctaattattagagaaatgcaaattaaaacaatgaggtatcacctcacactggtcagaatggccatcaccaaaaagtctacaaataataaaggtTGGAgaagttgtggagaaaagggaaccttcatactgttggTGTGAATGTTAACTGGTGCAGCCGCTATGAAGAAAAGTAtgcaggttccttaaaaaaccaaaaaaagagtTACCATGCAATtcggcaatcccactcctgggcatatggcTAGAGAAGCCTGTAACTTCAAATGATATGTGCATCCCAATTGTCATTACAGCAATATCTACAATAGCCAAGCCATGGAAACAACTtccatgtccattgacagatgaatggatacagatatgatgtgcatacatacatatacatacaatgaaatacttaaagtgaacgtgttagtcactgcatcatgtctgactctttgtgaccccatgaactgtagccagtcaggctcctatgtccaaggaattatccaggcaagaacattggcgtgggtagtcattcccttctccagaagatcatcctggcccagggataaaacccaggtctcctacactgtggacagattctttcctgtctgagccaccaggcaatcatcagtaaaagagaatgaaataatgccatttatagcaacatggatggacctaaaaattacattaagtgaactaagtcagacagaaaaaaatatatcacttGTATGCAAAacctaaaaatgatacaaataaacgtatttacaaaacagacacagattcacagacatagaaaacaaacttgactaccagaggggaaaggagggagcaatataaattagcagtttgggattaacagatacaaactgctatatatcaaacaaacaacaaagtcctactatatatcacagggaactatattcaagagATTCAGAATCTTAGAGTAAACTATatggaaaatattctgaagaatatatataataaatataaatatataataattttattatatattatataggagattccctgatagctcagttggtaaagaatctgcctgtaatgcaggagaccttggttcaattcctgggtcaggaagatctgctggagaagggacaggctacccacttccatatttttgggcttctcttctggctcagctggtaaagaatccacccacaatgctcgagacctgggttcaatccctgggttgggaagattccctggagaagggaacggctacccactccagtattctggcctggagaattccatggactgtatagtccatggggtcgcaaagagtcagacacaactaagtgactttcacttgtattatataataaaagaatatatgtatgtatatatatgaatcactttgctgtacatcagacaCTAATACAACGTTgtactatacttcaattaaaaaaaaagatcccagTTCTAAAGTTAGCAGTCACTAGAAGCAAGGTGACAGAACACTTTTAAGGTTCTTATGAAGAACCACCGTTGCCTGTTTAGCATTATTAGTGTAGAAACTTGGGCTGCAACTTACAGCTAAAGACTTTCTCTCCATTCGAACCAGCACAGTTCAGCCAAGAGATCAGTCTCTCCATCACTAGTTATCAACCACGGAGACAGGCCTTGACCCTCCTAAGTCCTAAGAAGACAGGCATACCCAAGTTAAGCAGGCTTTGGGGTTTACCAGACCTGGTTCACACATCAACTAGTTACATGATCAGGGGCAAATTTAACCTCTtggcctttgtttcctcatctgtgaaatagggaaTGATAACATCTATGAGGAGATGATGGATGTAAGTGGCCCAACATGGTGCTTGCACTCTTGAGAGTGCCAGAAAGAACCCTGTAGTAGCAGCTTCACAAGACAAGCTGCGCGCCTCAGAGCTCTGGGTAACAGATGGGAAATTCCAACATCTAGGACACAATTATACAGATGTTTATGCCTCAGATCGGAGATGCTCAATAGGGTGGCCTGTGGGAAGGAATGCAGAAAGCTCACAGTCACCAACCTGCCTTAtccttttctccatctcctcttctTCGCAGCAATCTTCCTGATTTGCAAGGTAATAAATATGGCTCAGTCTCATTACCTTATCAACATACCCCATGCACTATTTGAAATTCTAGGACCAGGGCCCAAggaaaatttatttctctctgttgTCTGAtctaaattctctctctctctttccttagaGTATCTAGCACAGAGAAAGCTAGTCAAATAACTGGAAAACTTATTttagagaaaggggagggaagaCAAGGAATTTATCTTAAGGGTAGGGAGGGACCAAGTCTTCTTCCTTTCATTTGGGAGCATTTGCAGCCTTACATATACCAATGCTTACAATTATTAATCAGACACTGACTTGCCTCTTCGCTTGTTTAGTATCTCCTCAGAATTCAAAAGCACAGAATCATTAGTTCTAGGAAAGCAACTGTGACTATGGATCTTTCTATTCCATTCAAACCACCTGGAAATACCATATCCTACAAGGAACTTAGGATATATCCTGAGAAACTTTTCCAGGATATCATGAATACTGACTTGGAAATATAATAAAGCATTCAGAAGCACATTACTTTCAAAGTTTAAAGCAGAAATTATGGAAGTTTAGAGCCCACCCATAagaaggttttttccagtagaacagcctacacacaaacacatatacacaattcCAGGCTAAAATATTTGGTTTGTAACTGAGATTTAAGCTTGTCAATTAATATATGAAGTATTTCTTACCTCCTTTTCGTTTACCACTTACATTCACACTCTGTGTCCAgacatatacatgcatgtatatacacaccaTTAGGGAAGCAAATAGGTCAAATTGATCAAGTTTAATGATTCTGTGGTTATTGTCATTATCACTTGGAACGCATCACTTCTGTTCCATTAAGTCTGCTCACTGCAGATAGCCCGGATCACCTAGCCTCCCAATCAGATTATTTAATCACCCCCAAACCCTCACAACACAGATCACTATGATGAAGAACAGAAAGATACATATTAGTCTGTGGCAGAGCACTCGTCTTTAGGATCCAAAGATCTCTACAACCAACAAGAGCAGATGGGGGAAAGCAAAGAATAAGGAAATGATAGCGTTTGAATCCAACTTTTCTGAGACCCTCCATTAGTAATAACACAGGTGAGGAAGATGAGTTTTATGGACTGAAACACTGTGACCTCCCTAAGCGAGGGCAAAGGACCCTGGTGATAGGAATGCACAAACATTTTGGCTACAGGGACATGGAGGTTTAGCCAGAAGGCTATCCATAGCGTAGCAAGTACCCCAGCCCTATTCGACTGAATTTCTACCACTTTCTCGTGAGGGTCACAGCATCTCTCTGGAATCCTCTGCAGCACAACTAGTTGGGGGGAGGTGTAAATGTCAGAGCTAATTCTTTGTATCCAGGCAGGATCAGAGCTTCCTGATCAGACATCTCTCTTTAAgaaggtagattttttttcttaatgggaGTTCAACATCGAGGGATAGACAGCAAAGTCACTCACTCACAGTCTTAAGCCAACACTGCACAGCAGGTTATGGCAGGGAGGGACAAGTGTGAGAGGTCTAGAAGCCTATCCAGGCCAAAAGCATGTCACTCAAGAAATCCCTAAGAACCAACTGGTGTGCAGGGTTTTCTCCAGATGGTCACAAGTGGCGTGGTTTGTCCAGACAAACCACAGGGATTAGGTCATGCCCTGCCCTAAGTATTTCAAGTTTCCCAGTTCCACgatgaactccccaagttcaCTATCCCTGGGCCCTCTGGACTAGGGGACAATCTGTCACTATTCCAAACTTCCTGGTCCCTCTCCAGCCTGCATCTATGTCCCCAGAGAATTGGGGCAGCAGTGGGCCAGACTCAAGACTGTGATGAAATGGAGTAAATAGTGGGTCCTTGTGTGTGTTTAGAAATAAACTGAACTTCCTTTGGAGTCATATGTACTTCTAGTTCTGCACTAGGAGCAGGATattacaaccaaaaaaaaaaaaaaaaaaaaccaccttattttaaaagacattcacTTCCCCAACTTTGGCACCTCTCAATCCTAacctctccccactcctccctTCATGCACAGGCCATCAGAAGATGCTGTCCCAACACTTTCAGTATCTCTGGGGCCCAAGGATAAAATGGCATTAATGGCATTTGACAGAAGATCCCATCCCACACTGAGGATTCCTCCCAGGTCAACACAGTGAAGAAACGAgacggagacataagagaagggGTGGGAGAAACCAGAGCCTGTCCCTTCTCACAGACGAGGCACAGAAATCGGAGGAGTGAAAATGGCATCATCTCTTGCCAGAGGGCCACCAACCACCACCAGCTGGGAGCCGCATGATCGCTTGCTTCTCCTCTGGACTGAAGTGCAAGATGGTCAGGATGGCAGTGAGCGTCTGCTGGCGGCCCAGGGCATCTGGCAAGGTCAGGAAGCGATAGATGATGTTCTTGAGATACTCCAGGTTGGCCCCCTCCCGACTCTGGTCCCTGCTGTGCTTCGCGATGTGGCTCTGCAGGGCTCCCACCTCCTCCCGATGCCGCTCCCCCTCCTCCAGCAAGCGGTCCTGCAACCGATGGACTTCCACCTCCAGCCGGTGCTTCTGTTTCCTCAGCGACGCGATCTCCACCTCCTTGCGGGCCAGCTGCTCGGCATACAGGAAGAAAGTGGGCTCGCTGGCAGCAGCGAGCTGCAGGGCTTGGGTCAAGCTGTCCGGGGTGGAGGTGTCCGCCTGGTCCCTGGGGCCCGTGCCACCCACGGGGCTTCTGCGCCCCGGCAGCCCGGAGGACAAGGCCACGGACCGCAGCTGCTCCAGCTCCAGGTCCTTCTCAGCCAGCACAGCCAGCGCCCGGTCCCGCTGCTTGTGcagctcctcctccagcttcAGTGTGCGGTCCCGGAAGTCCAGCTGGCTCCGCTCCAGCTCCTGCCGGTGGCCGTGCTGCAGCCGGGCCAGCTCCTGCTTCCAGCCCTCAGCCTCCTGCTGGTGCTGGCGCTCCAGCTCCTCGCAGGACAGCCGCAGCGAGATGTACTTCTCCTTCAGCTCGGCCAGCTGCTCCCGGGCTTCCTCCAGCTCCTTGCCGAGGTTCCCGTCTTTGACGTTCTTGCTCTTAAGGACCACCTGGGCCCGCATCTTGTACCTCTCAAATTCCTCCTTCAGCTGTTTCAGCTCCTGCTGGTAGTAGAGCGCTGTGGCCTTCTCCCCATCAGCAGCCTCGGAGCTGGGCATTATCTCCAGGTCGCAGAGCTTCTCCACATCCAGGGTCACCTGGCTCTTCCTGGCCGCCACCTGCAGCAGCCTcttcagcttctccatcttgtcCTTCAGGACGTTGACATCCAGACTGGACTCCTCTCCATGGCTGTCCAGGGGGGACCGGCTGGAGGCCGCTAGAGCCAGGGTTTTGTTCTCCAGGTCCAGCTGCAGAATGCGCTCCTTCAGCTTCTGGATGGCCAGCTGGTCCTTCTGCTTGGCTTTCTCGTAGGTGCCCAGCAATTCCGACACCTGGGATATTTGATTCTCCAGGGCCGCCACCCTCTGCTCTTCCAACTGAGACTGCTGGCGCAGCTGATCCTCAGCGAGGGCTGTCTGAAAAAACAAGGGAACAGGTGGAGATGCATCCAGAAAAGCCACAGGGTCGGAGGGTCAACTTTAAGAAAGCAAGAGAGGGAGGACAAAAAGGTTATGGGATGCAGGTGGCCTGGAAAAAAATGGGAACTGGGAAGCTTTCTGAGTTTGGGAGCTAACCCAAGCTCCT is part of the Ovis aries strain OAR_USU_Benz2616 breed Rambouillet chromosome 4, ARS-UI_Ramb_v3.0, whole genome shotgun sequence genome and encodes:
- the GCC1 gene encoding GRIP and coiled-coil domain-containing protein 1 — its product is MEKFGMNFGGGPSKKDLLETIETQKKQLLQYQTRLKDVVLAYKSLLKEKEALEASIKVLSVSHEADVGLAGVQPQGLTFPDSVDDRCSTHSEDSTGTAASLDTAASITSTKGEFGVEDDRLARGPPPPKLEEASGSESGVSSSSGDGPSGGGEVDKRLHQLKTQLATLTSSLATVTQEKSRMEASYLADKKKMKQDLEDASKKAEEERGRLEGELKGLQEQIAETKARLITQQHDRAQEQSDHALMLRELQKLLQEERAQRQDLELRLEETREALAGRAYAAGQMEGFELQTKQLTREVEELKGELQALRDEKNQPDPRLKELQEEAACLKSHFQAQLQQEMRKTALAEDQLRQQSQLEEQRVAALENQISQVSELLGTYEKAKQKDQLAIQKLKERILQLDLENKTLALAASSRSPLDSHGEESSLDVNVLKDKMEKLKRLLQVAARKSQVTLDVEKLCDLEIMPSSEAADGEKATALYYQQELKQLKEEFERYKMRAQVVLKSKNVKDGNLGKELEEAREQLAELKEKYISLRLSCEELERQHQQEAEGWKQELARLQHGHRQELERSQLDFRDRTLKLEEELHKQRDRALAVLAEKDLELEQLRSVALSSGLPGRRSPVGGTGPRDQADTSTPDSLTQALQLAAASEPTFFLYAEQLARKEVEIASLRKQKHRLEVEVHRLQDRLLEEGERHREEVGALQSHIAKHSRDQSREGANLEYLKNIIYRFLTLPDALGRQQTLTAILTILHFSPEEKQAIMRLPAGGGWWPSGKR